CTGGCCGCAGACGGACAAAAGATGAGCAAGCGTAAGAAGAATTACCCCGATCCGATGGAGGTGGTCAACAAGTATGGTGCTGATGCGTTGCGGTTGTATTTGATCAACTCGCCGGTTGTGCGAGCCGAAAATTTAAGGTGAGTCAGCTTGATGTTTGTATAATTAGCGTATTTGGTTACGTAGTAACTGTATTTAAACACAGCAACGACAGTAATCGTTAATTGATTTCTTTTGCGATTTTTCGTTATCTATTCATAATTGCTGAATTGCAGGGATTTGACAGTTGTTTTGATTTATGGAGcagtaaaacaaattattatggTTTTTTAATCGCATTGCTATGCAATGATGCTTCCATTACAGTTTCAAACTTAATGCCAACGTTTGCATTCCATTTACttgtaaaacaaaacattggTGCTCTGGTCATTGGTCTCTAGACTAGGTTTCTCGAAATTAGggtgtttttttatttgaggGCGGCTAGGCACCAGCATCGTTCTGGTCTTGATAATTTGAATCTGGAAATTTTCTCGGCTTCCTAAAATAATGAATCAAATGCAGTATTGCATAATTTTCTACCTACAGTACCGCATCTTGGCGCTTGCTTTTTTGCGCGATATGCGATTTTAAGTTGACTGCAAAACATTGGTATGACGAAAGCCATCTGTAAATTTCCTCAAAATACGAACTGTTTTGGAATCATAAATAATTTAATGCTAAGCAATCATGAAATGCTACATGAATCATCAGATTTTGGAAACTCTTGCACTTAATCAAATTGATTTAACATAGTTGGAAAGACTGTAAGACTAGGTTCCGATTGCGGAAAGCTTAAAAAATATGCTGCATAATAGTAAGAGGATATAACTACAGTGATCGACGAAGAAAAACGATCgatgttcatattttcaacatttgaAACTAAATTATCCCTAACTTAAATTTCCTTCCAATTTCAGGTTCAAAGAAGATGGCGTGAAGGACATCCTCAAAGACGTATTTCTACCGTGGTACAACGCGTTCCGTTTTCTTCTGCAAAATGCGGATCGCTTGGAAAAGGAAGAGAAGATTGTCTACCGTTACGACGTCGTGCGTCACGCGGAGAATCGGTCCGAAACCGTAATGGACGTGTGGATCACATCCTTCAAAGAATCGTTGCTCGATTTTGTTGCTAAGGAAATGAAGGCCTACCATCTGTACACGGTAGTTCCGCGGTTGACCAAATTCATCGATCAGTTGACCAACTGGTACGTGCGCATGAACCGCAAGCGTATCAAGGGCGAGTATGGCGTTGAAGACTGTCAACATGCGCTGGATACTTTGTACGACGTTCTGTTGGCGATGGTTAAAATGATGGCGCCGTTTACCCcatatttgaccgaatatatGTTCCAGCGGCTGCGATTGCTGAACAAGGAGAAAATCGAAGGAAGCGTGCACTTCCAAATGATGCCCGAATCGAACAAGAAGTACATCAACGTTCCAATCGAGCGTGCAGTTTCGAGGATGCAGGCCGTCGTCGAACTGGGTCGCGTAATGCGTGATCGCAGAACCGTCCCGATTAAATATCCGTTGACTGAGGTCATCGTTATCCATCAGAGCAAAGAATACCTTGATGACATAAAATCGTTGGAAAACTTTATTCAAGACGAGCTGAACGTGCGAAAGATTACTTTGAGTTCGGACAAGCAGAAATATGGAGTGAAGCTGCGAGCGGAACCCGATCATAAAGTCCTTGGAATTCGACTGAAGAACGATTTCAAACAGGTCCTTCAAGCGGTGAAGGCTCTGACCGATGAACAGATCAATGAGCAGGTGAAACAGGGACATTTTACTGTACTTGGCCATCAAATTGAACTGAACGAACTTCGACTGATTTACCAGTTTGATGAAAATCAATCGAATGGACAAAACTACGAAGCCCATAGCGATAACGACGTATTAGTACTGCTTGATATGACTCCCAATGAGGAACTGATGAAGGAAGGCGTTGCCCGTGAAATAATTAATCGCATCCAAAAGTTGAAAAAGAAGGCTAAACTAATTCCAACAGATCCGGTGCTGATTTACTACACTGTCAATAAGGACGGGGAAATCAAGAGCGTCGCAGTAAGTCATCAGGAGTTCATTGTAAACACTGTCAAGTCGCCGTTCCTACCATACGGTCCGGAAGCTGCctcaaaacaaattttgatcGAAGAATCCCAGGAACTAAAGGGTGTCCAGATGAACATAGTTATTTGCTCCCCAGTGGATCGACCAATGCCAGCCAGTCCTTGGGTGAACTTGCTCCTGGACGAAAAAATTACCCCACGTTATCAGACCAAACCGTCGCGAGAAGCAACCGTACTGTTGACCAACTTCAAAGGCGACCTGCTGACCCTAGACCAGCTAAACACGGAAATCCATTCTCTATTCGGTTTGAACGACCAAGTCTACAAACTGCTTACAGCCGACGGCACGCAACTCGATCAAGTGGATCTCAAGCTCAATCAACAGACTGTATTTATTACACGTAAAGCCGGATTGCCCAACGGATGGAAGCCGGCAAAAGCGCCCTCCTGCGCCTTCCGAAACGTGGAGTACAAGGGCCGCAAAACGACCCTGCTCGAGGAGAATCCCGTCGGAGTGAAATTGGACGTGGAACAGGTTATGAAAAGGGTTCTTAACGATGCCAAGCAACTGAAGGTAAACTAAAATGCCTCTTCTGACTGGTACTTCTGTGCTATTTTAGTAGATTGTGCTCAGTAATAGTGCAGTTATTAGTTTGTCATGAATAACTATTAGGGGCCAATTGAGTTGGTCCGTTAACGTTTATTACATTTGCTAATATAATAATTCTATGTGATGCATTGCACATACTTTACCCACTCGATAGTTGATTGATCCGAAAATGTCCGTAACTAGAACGTCTTAGGATATCTATCAGGCACCTATCTATCACACATCTTATTTGAATGCTCTTTCAGACAATataaatacacccaggtttttttttacacggttggaattcattaatttctcggttaacccttaaatgcgcaatgttgttttaaaacaacaaaccgaaaatacgtttaatgttaataattttaatggtagtttacgctaaaaatactttcgacgatttctaaaaaaatcgccttgcgcctttaagggttaacatgaattttcacagctttttaaataccccctgaattttctttgattttttgtgaattttttcgtggggttaactcattatttcattgacactgaaggtcttaaacgaccaaaaccaaaccgtgtaaaaaaaaaaacctgggtgtataaagatctggtccgttgtcgagcggtcgTCAACAGAGCCGGCTTGAGAACTTCCTACGCACTTATTCTCTATTAGTGgtagattattatttattattttatttatgtattcagactaaggccgaagtggcctgtgcgatatataagagtcttctccattcggctcggtccatggctacacgtcgccaaccacgcagtccacggagggtccgcaagtcatcttccacctaatCGATCCGCCTTGCCCGCTTCGCACCTtgtcttcttgtgcccgtcggaccGATCGCGAGTTCTGCCTTCTGCTGCCTGCGCTCACCTCTGTCGTCCTGGTCCTGACGCTAGCTGCAGATCGAGGGTCTTCCAGCATCCGACGACAGGCAAGTACAATCTAGTTTTTGTTTCTCCGACGTCTGATGCCGATccacttttcagtatcctgcgcTCGACAAATCTATGCGCTGATTCCCATATATCCGGAACGCGCCGCAGAGAGTTTCAAAGGAGCCCTCAACTTCTGCGACTCAGTCAAGCCTCTTGCCATctccgctcatcacagtcgcTCCGGAAGCGGGGAGAGGGTCGTCCAACAACTTGAATACGCCGAAGAACATAATTATCCGTCAGCTCAACCGAGATATGATATCGCAAACCTTGCCTCTACTACATCCAGTACGCCCCCGGGACGCACTCAATCCGCAAGCTCTGAGGAAGCCCCTAATCCTTCCAACTCAGTCGTGTCATTCCTGCCAGCGACCAGCAGACGTCCCGGCCTGTGCTTAGGTCAGGAAATGGGGTCTTCCGAACTCCTTACGTCGGCAAGTACTCTCAGTCAATGAATTCTTCTCTGCCTGATAGTGTTCCGATTTGCAGTGCTCCATCCGCTCCTCGCCACATACAGTCCGACATATCCATCTACTACCGGAACGTTGGAGGAATTAACGGCCTTCTGGACGAATATCGACTAGCTGTTCTGGATCAGAACTAAGACGTCATAGTGTttactgaaacctggcttgatTCTCGCGCTATTTCGAGCTACGTTTTTGGAGCCGGCTACAAAGTTTTTCGCTGTGATCGCAACACGGAGAACTCCATCTTGAAAGCAAAACTGGTTGAGGACGATTCTTGGAACACCGTTGAGTAAGTATGGGTTGTTATTCAGCTTGGTGGCAGGCAACTATTCCTCTGTGCTGTGTACATCCCTCCGGATCGGACTCGCGACTTGGATCTCATTGACACACACTGCCGATCTGTATCTTGTGCATTACATGGACTCCTATTCATAGCGGCTACTTCCACCCGGAGCTTGAAAGCTCCACGTTCCACGCAGGTGCCGTTAAACTTCTGGATAACTACAGTATCGCAACGCTATCTCAAATCAATGGCGAGGTTAACGAGAATAATCGCTCTCTGGACCTCTGCTTTGTGAGTTGTCGTACCACGGCACCTTCCATCTGTTTGGCTCCTGCACCCTTAGTTAAAGATGTTGCTCATCACCGCCCTCTATTGATTGCCGTCGAAGATAAAGTTATGCGTGATTTCTTCAACCCCCCAGCCGTGGTGTCGTACGATTTCCATAAGGCGGACCATCGCAGTATTTCTGAAGTGCTATCAAATATGGATTGGGAACACATTCTCGATCTAGTGGACATTAATTCTGATACAGAAACTTTTTCTCATATCATGGTGTACATCATCGACAGGCATGTCATA
The nucleotide sequence above comes from Armigeres subalbatus isolate Guangzhou_Male chromosome 3, GZ_Asu_2, whole genome shotgun sequence. Encoded proteins:
- the LOC134225547 gene encoding isoleucine--tRNA ligase, cytoplasmic-like, whose product is MNSVTVEDLRRLPETISFPSEEEKVFAYWKQEKVFEACLKQSKGKPRYTFYDGPPFATGLPHYGHILAGTVKDIVTRYAHQQGYHVERRFGWDCHGLPVEYEIDKTLNIRGPEDVAKMGIKAYNNECRKIVMRYADEWEQIIGRMGRWIDFKNDYKTLYPWYMESIWWVFKQLYVKGLVYQGVKVMPYSTACTTALSNFESGQNYKEVTDPAVFVSFPILGDKDNAALIGWTTTPWTLPSNLACCVHPELVYARVKELKTGKVYIMMECRIDSLFKGPENYEIMDRFPGNKIAGLKYEPLFDYFNKYDNVAFRVLLDNYVTEESGTGVVHQAPYFGEDDYRVCLANGVITRDQEIVCPVDPSGKFMDPVSDFKGQYVKDADKNIIKLLKERGRLVLSSQVKHNYPFCWRSDTPLIYKAVPSWFVRVEHMTKQLLSCSSQTYWVPDYVKEKRFGNWLRDARDWAISRNRYWGTPIPLWISPDGQEIVCIGSIEELEKYSGVRVNDLHRESIDHIEIPSAVSGNPPLRRVPEVFDCWFESGSMPFAQNHYPFENASDFLSNSFPADFIAEGIDQTRGWFYTLLVISTALFNKPPFKNLNCTGLVLAADGQKMSKRKKNYPDPMEVVNKYGADALRLYLINSPVVRAENLRFKEDGVKDILKDVFLPWYNAFRFLLQNADRLEKEEKIVYRYDVVRHAENRSETVMDVWITSFKESLLDFVAKEMKAYHLYTVVPRLTKFIDQLTNWYVRMNRKRIKGEYGVEDCQHALDTLYDVLLAMVKMMAPFTPYLTEYMFQRLRLLNKEKIEGSVHFQMMPESNKKYINVPIERAVSRMQAVVELGRVMRDRRTVPIKYPLTEVIVIHQSKEYLDDIKSLENFIQDELNVRKITLSSDKQKYGVKLRAEPDHKVLGIRLKNDFKQVLQAVKALTDEQINEQVKQGHFTVLGHQIELNELRLIYQFDENQSNGQNYEAHSDNDVLVLLDMTPNEELMKEGVAREIINRIQKLKKKAKLIPTDPVLIYYTVNKDGEIKSVAVSHQEFIVNTVKSPFLPYGPEAASKQILIEESQELKGVQMNIVICSPVDRPMPASPWVNLLLDEKITPRYQTKPSREATVLLTNFKGDLLTLDQLNTEIHSLFGLNDQVYKLLTADGTQLDQVDLKLNQQTVFITRKAGLPNGWKPAKAPSCAFRNVEYKGRKTTLLEENPVGVKLDVEQVMKRVLNDAKQLKVN